One Amorphoplanes digitatis genomic window carries:
- a CDS encoding CAP domain-containing protein has translation MRIRRYVLAALVPATLGTAMFVSPAAAAPAKASEKSLEADIARLTNEQRTAKGCPAATVNAQLTAAARGHSEWMAETGTFSHTGRDNSRFVERAKVAGYARPSSENIAYGYRSADEVVKAWMKSPGHRANILNCKSKAVGVGAVYNAKGDAYYTQVFGF, from the coding sequence TTGCGTATTCGCCGTTACGTCCTGGCCGCCCTCGTTCCCGCCACCCTCGGCACCGCGATGTTCGTGTCCCCGGCCGCGGCCGCGCCGGCAAAGGCGTCGGAGAAGTCGCTGGAGGCGGACATCGCCCGCCTCACCAACGAGCAGCGCACCGCCAAGGGGTGCCCCGCCGCCACGGTCAACGCGCAGCTCACCGCCGCGGCCCGCGGCCACAGCGAGTGGATGGCGGAGACCGGCACGTTCTCGCACACCGGCCGGGACAACTCGAGGTTCGTGGAGCGCGCCAAGGTCGCCGGCTATGCCCGCCCCTCCAGCGAGAACATCGCCTACGGATACCGCTCCGCCGACGAGGTCGTGAAGGCCTGGATGAAGAGCCCCGGCCACCGCGCCAACATCCTCAACTGCAAGTCCAAGGCCGTCGGCGTCGGCGCCGTCTACAACGCCAAGGGCGACGCCTATTACACCCAGGTGTTCGGCTTCTGA